Genomic window (Streptomyces sp. NBC_00078):
GTCGAGCTGCTCATCGCCGTACCGGACCAGCCGGGCGTACTGCCCGCCGTGGCCGGTGTCCTCGCCATGCACCGGCTGACCGTGCGGACCGCGGAACTGCGCGCCCTGGACCTGCCGGACGGCGTCGAGGGCGCGGTCCTGCTGCTGGACTGGCGGGTCGCCGCCGAGTACGGCTCACTGCCGCAGGCCGCCCGCCTGCGCGCGGATCTCGTACGGGCGCTGGACGGCTCCCTGGACATCGCCGGCCGTCTCGCCGAACGCGACGCCGCGTATCCACGCCGCCGGGGTGTCGTGGCGCCGCCGCCCCGGGTGGCCGTCGCCTCGGCCGCGTCGCGACTGGCCACCGTGATCGAGGTGCGCTCCCAGGACGCCCCTGGCCTGCTGTTCCGGATCGGGCGGGCGCTGGAGGACGCCGACGTACGGGTGCGCAGCGCACACGTCTCCACGCTGGGCGCGAACGCCGTGGACGCCTTCTACGTGACCGGGCCCGAGGGCGCACCGCTGCCGGGTGAGGAGGCGGCGTCGCTGGCGCGGAAGCTGGAGGAGACATTGCGGGGCTGACCGGTTGTGGAACGGGCGGGGACGATTGTCTTGCGCGGCCCGATACCCTGGAAGACGCTCACACTGCCCCCGACTCCGAGGACCGACGCCGCCGTGTTCGACACTCTCTCCGATCGCCTCTCAGCGACCTTCAAGAATCTGCGCGGCAAGGGGCGTCTGAGCGAGGCGGACGTCGACGCCACCGCGCGCGAGATCCGCATCGCGCTGCTCGAAGCGGACGTGGCCCTGCCCGTCGTGCGGTCGTTCATCAAGAACGTCAAGGAACGTGCCCTCAGCGCCGAGGTCTCCGGTTCGCGGTACCCCGCCAAGCGCGTCCTCGACATCGTCAACGAAGAGCTGGTCACCATCCTGGGCGGCCAGACCCGCCGCCTCCGCTTCGCCAAGCAGCCCCCGACCGTGATCATGCTCGCGGGTCTGCAGGGCGCCGGTAAGACCACCCTCGCGGGCAAGCTCGCCAAGCACCTCAAGGAAGCGGGCCACTCGCCGCTGCTGGTCGCCGCAGACCTCCAGCGCCCGAACGCGGTCACCCAGCTGAGCGTCGTCGCCGAGCGCGCGGGCGTCGCCGTCTTCGCCCCGGAACCGGGCAACGGCGTGGGTGACCCGGTCAAGGTCGCCGAGGACTCCATCCAGCACGCCAGGACCAAGGTCCACGACATCGTCATCGTGGACACCGCCGGCCGCCTCGGCATCGACCAGGACATGATGCAGCAGGCCGCTGACATCCGGGACGCGGTCTCGCCGGACGAGATCCTCTTCGTCGTCGACGCCATGATCGGCCAGGACGCCGTCAACACGGCGGAGGCCTTCCGCGACGGCGTCGGCTTCGACGGCGTGGTCCTCTCCAAGCTCGACGGCGACGCCCGCGGTGGTGCGGCCCTGTCGATCGCCTCGGTCACCGGCAAGCCGATCATGTTCGCGTCGAACGGCGAGAAGCTGGAGGACTTCGACGTCTTCCACCCGGACCGGATGGCCTCCCGCATCCTCGACATGGGTGACCTGGCCACCCTGTTCGAGATTGCGCAGAAGGAGTTCAGCGAGGAAGAGGCCGCCAAGGTCGCCTCCAAGCTCGCCTCCAAGAAGGGCCAGGACTTCACCCTCGACGACTTCCTGGCTCAGATGGAGCAGGTCAGGAAGATGGGCAGCATCAGCAAGCTGCTCGGCATGATGCCCGGCATGGGCCAGATCAAGGAACAGATCAACAACATCGACGAGCGGGACGTCGACCGCACGGCCGCCATCATCAAGTCGATGACCCCGGCCGAGCGCCAGGACGCGACGATCATCAACGGCTCCCGCCGCGCCCGTATCGCCAAGGGCTCCGGTGTCGAGGTCAGCGCCGTCAAGAACCTCGTCGAGCGGTTCTTCGAGGCCCGCAAGATGATGTCCCGCATGGCCCAGGGCGGCGGCATGCCGGGGATGCCCGGGCTGCCGGGCATGGGCGGCGGTCCCGGCCGCACCAAGAAGCAGCCGAAGAAGGCCAAGGGCAAGCAGCGCTCGGGCAACCCGATGAAGCGCAGGCAGCAGGAGCAGGAGGACGCCCAGCGGCGGGCCGCGGCGGCTCAGGGCGGCGGCGCCTTCGAGGTGCCGGGCCAGCAGGCACCGCAGGACTTCGAGCTGCCGGACGAGTTCAAGAAGTTCATGGGCTGAGTTCACCCACTGCGCGTGCCGGGGGTTGGTCGTTGTCGTAACGTCCGGATATGACCAACCCCGCCCCGCCACGCAAGTCGCCCGACCAGCCCTGGCGTACCGAGGGCACCCCCGAGGAGCCGCAGAAGCCGTCCCCGGGTGGTCGGAAGATGCGCGGCGGCTGGTGGAGCCTGGTCCTGACCGCGCTGGTCGTGTATCTGATCGCCAACCTGGTGCTGTCGTTCTTCAACGAGGGCGACGAACCGACGATCTCGTACACCGAGTTCAGCAAGCAGGTCGACGCCGGGAACGTCAGCAAGATCTACTCCAAGGGCGACGCGATCCAGGGCCAGCTCAAGAAGGAGCGGGAACGGCCCGGCGGAGGCGGTAAGTACACCAAGTTCAACACCCAGCGCCCGTCCTTCGCCGACGACCAGCTCTGGGAGGACCTGACCAAGCACGACGTCACCGTCACGGCCGAGCCCGTCGTCCAGCACCGTAGTTTTCTGGCCAATCTGCTGATCTCGCTGGCGCCGATGCTGCTGCTGGTCGTGCTGTGGATCTTCATCGCGCGGCGGATGAGCGCGGGAATGGGCGGCGCTGGCGGCATGCTCGGCCGCAAGGCGCCGCCCAAGCCGGTCGAGCTGGAGCCGGGCCAGCAGCGCACGACGTTCGAGGACGTGGCCGGCATCGACGAGGTCGAGGGCGAACTCAACGACGTCGTCGACTTCCTGAAGAACCCCGACGCCTACCGCAGGATGGGCGCCAAGATGCCGCGGGGCGTTCTGCTGGCAGGCCCACCCGGAACCGGCAAGACGCTGCTCGCGCGCGCCGTCGCCGGCGAGGCGGGCGTGCCCTTCTTCTCCGCGTCCGCCTCCGAGTTCATCGAGATGATCGTCGGCGTGGGTGCCTCACGCGTGCGTGAGCTGTTCGCGGAGGCCCGCAAGGTCGCCCCGTCGATCATCTTCATCGACGAGATCGACACCATCGGCCGGGCCCGCGCCGGCGGCTCCGGCATGGGCGGCCACGACGAGCGCGAGCAGACGCTGAACCAGATCCTGACCGAGATGGACGGCTTCTCGGGCTCGGAGGGCGTCATCGTCATCGCGGCCACCAACCGCGCCGACGTCCTGGACCCGGCCCTCACCCGCCCCGGCCGCTTCGACCGGGTGGTCATGGTCTCGCCCCCGGACCGCGGCGGCCGCGAGGCCATCCTGGCCATCCACACCCGCGAGATCCCGCTCGCCAAGGGCGTCGACCTCGGCCACGTGGCCCGTACGACCCCCGGCATGACCGGTGCGGAACTGGCCAACCTCGCCAACGAGGCAGCCCTGCTCGCGGTCAAGCGCAAGCAGGAGCGTGTGACGCAGGCCGACCTCTCCGAGGCCCTGGAGAAGGTCCAACTGGGCGCCGAACGGCCGCTGGTGATGCCCGAGGAGGAGCGCCGGCGCACCGCGTACCACGAGAGCGGACACGCCCTGCTCGGCATGCTCCAGCCGGGCGCCGACCCCGTCCGCAAGATCACCATCGTCCCGCGCGGCCGCGCCCTCGGCGTCACGCTCTCCACACCGGAGTCCGACAAGTACGCGTACACCGAGGAGTATCTGCGCGGCCGCATCATCGGCGCGCTCGGCGGCATGGCGGCGGAACAGGTCGTCTACGGCGTCGTCACGACCGGTGCGGAGAACGACCTGGAACAGGTCACCAACATCGCGCGCGGGATGGTCGCCCGGTGGGGGATGAGCGAGCGGGTCGGCAGACTGTCCGCGCTGCCCGGCGACGCCCAGCAGGCCTACGGCCTCTCGGCGGCCCCCCAGACCCTGGACGTGATCGAGCACGAGATGCGCCGCATCGTCGACGAGTGCTACGACGAGGCGTGCCGCAAACTGCGCGACCACCGCTCCCGGCTGGACGCGCTCGCCCGGGCGTTGCTGGAGAACGAGACCCTGGAGGAGGCGGACGCGTACCGGGTCGCGGGGGTCACGCGAGCGACGAGGGATCCGGGCGCCTAGGGCGTACGGGCGACCAGGTACCGGAACACGTTCGGCATCCACACCGTCCCGTCCGTGCGCAGATACGGATGCAGGGCCTCCGTCAGTTCCTTGTCCACCTGTGCCTGGTCCGTCGCGGAGATCGCCGCGTCGAACAGGCCCGTCGACAGCAGCCCTCGTACCGCACTGTCCATGCCGGCGTACCCGAAGGGACACGCGACCCGTCCGGATCCGTCGGGCTTCAGCCCCGCCCGCCGGGCCACCTCCTCCAGGTCGTCGCGGAGAGCGGGGCGCCAACTCGCCGTGCTGCGCAGCGGATCCGCCAGCCTGGTCGCCACCCGCAGCACGGACGAGGTGGCGCAGCGTTCCGGCGGACCCCAGCCGGCCAGCACCACGGGCGCCCCGCGCTCGACGAGCGGTGTCGCTGCCTGCAGCAGCCCGCCGAGCCCCTCCGAGTCGCCCGCCAGACACCCGATGGGCTCGAAAGCGGTCACCAGGCTGTACGCGGGCGTCTCTGCGCCGCCCGAGGCCCCGGCGTCCTCGGGCGAACCGTCCACGAGCCGGGCGTCCGCACGCACGCGCGTGCCCCACGCGTCCGGCAGCAGCCGCTCCCGCGCGAGGGCGAGCCGCTCGGGCGAGGAGCGGTCGACACCGGTGACCGCGGCCCCCCTGGACACCGCCATGAGGAGGGCCAGTCCGCTGCCGCAGCCGAGGCCCAGCAGCCGGGTGCCGGGGCCCACCTCGAGTCGCTCGTAGACGGCCTCGTAGAGCGGGACCAGCATCCGCTCCTGGATCTCCGACCAGTCACGCGCGCGTGTACACAGGTCCACGCGGGGTGCCTCGTCCGCGTGAGTCAGGTGCTGCCGCACGAGCGTAGGTGTCATCAAAGCGCCCCAATCCGCCGAGAGTTGCCGCTGTGTGCGTTTTCCGTGGCCCCGTGACGTGCGCTCGCACTCCCCCCGTATGTCAGGTAACTCCGCACTCGACCGCGCGTCCAGGGGTTGTCGGGCCCGGCTTGCGGGTTCGCGGCGGGAGTGGCGAGATTTCACGTCCCGGCAACCTGGGCCCGTACGATCACCTGGGTCGGACCGGCCCGACACGGGGCAGCCGTACCGCGTCTGGCCGTCGAGGACGGGCCGGTCGCCGGGGATGGCGAAGCTCCCGGTAACGTCTCGGCGGCCGTCGGCGCTGACTGAAGTGACGCCCTCCGCCGCGAGAGCGGCCGAAACGCCTCTTGCGCACCTGCGGATCACAACCGCACCGGGCTGTGGACATCGGCTACGTGCCGGGTCGTAGGACGGACTACGTACCACCTTGGTACGAGCTGTGAGGTTTCTCCGCAGATCAGCGCACCCGCCCTCGTCAGGACGCATCAGCGGCAACTGACTGGTACGTGCAAATTATTTGGGATGGCCCGGAATAGGAACACAGCGGCACCCCCGCTCGTTGTCATTACGTGAGCACGACACAGACACCACCTGTTCTCGCCGCAGAGCTGGCACAGGCGTGGGCCGACATTCAGCGGTACCACCCCGAGCTGCCCGATCTGGCCGCGCCCGAGTCCCTGATCGGAGAGTCGTCGTCCGCGTGCGGTCACGAACTCTCCTTCGAGCGACTGCTCCATGAGGCAGTCCACGGCATCGCCGCCGCACGCGGCGTGCGCGACACGTCCCGCGCCGGCCGCTACCACAACCGCAGATTCCTCGCGATCGCCGAGGAGCTGGGACTGGACCACCCCGAGGAACCGCACCCCAGCAGCGGCTTCTCGCTGGTCACGCTCAACCCCGAGGCCAAGCGCCGCTACCGCCCGACGATGGAGCGGCTCCAGCGCGCCCTCAAGGCCCACACGGCCGCCACCTCCGCCGACACCCCGAAGAGCTTCCGGGGCCCGGCCGCCCGCCACGGCTCGTCCGGGGGAGGGGTGCGAGTGAAGGCGGTGTGCGACTGCGGTCGTAACGTACGCGTCGTTCCGTCCGTCCTGGCCCAGGCGCCGATCGTGTGCGGGGGCTGCGGGAAGCCGTTCCGGATTCCGGAGGTCGTCGGGGCGGCGGCAGGCTGAGGCTGCGGCTGCTCGTGGCAGTCGCGGTCCGCATGTCGTAGCCGGCAGACGTCGGCCCGTGGGCACCTGGGGCGCCGGGTGCCCCACAGGCATGCCCCGCCGTAGCCGGGGCGGAGCCGGCCCGCAGGGTGTGGCACAATGGCTAGCTGTACTCGACAGCCGCACAGGAACCCTCTCGCCTCCGGCTGACGCGTCCATCGGGCACTCGGGTACCGCAACCCCACGCGGCAATCTCGCCGTGCCCAACCACGTCAAAACCAGGAGAACCCACTCCCGTGGCAGTCAAGATCAAGCTGAAGCGTCTGGGCAAGATCCGTTCGCCTCACTACCGCATCGTCGTCGCCGACTCCCGCACCCGCCGTGACGGCCGTGCGATCGAGGAGATCGGTCTGTACCACCCGGTGCAGAACCCCTCGCGCATCGAGGTCGACTCGGAGCGCGCGCAGTACTGGCTGGGTGTCGGCGCGCAGCCGACCGAGCCCGTTCTCGCCATCCTGAAGCTGACCGGCGACTGGCAGAAGTACAAGGGCGAGCCCGCCCCGGCTCCCCTGCTGCAGCCGGCCGAGAAGGCCGCGCGTCCGTCGTTCGAGGCCCTTGGTGGCGACGACGACGGCAAGGGTGAGGCGATCACCCAGAAGAAGAAGGCCGAGAAGAAGGACGAGGCTCCCGCTGAGTCGTCCTCGTCTGCGTCGACCGAGGCCTGAGCATGCTCGAGGAGGCTCTCGAGCACCTCGTGAAGGGCATCGTCGACAACCCTGACGATGTGCAGGTCGCCTCGCGCGATCTGCGCCGCGGGCGCGTTCTCGAGGTCCGGGTCCACCCCGACGACCTCGGCAAGGTGATCGGCCGCAACGGCCGCACCGCGCGCGCTCTGCGCACCGTCGTGGGCGCCATCGGCGGCCGCGGTGTCCGCGTCGACCTCGTCGACGTGGACCACGTGCGCTGACGCCAAACGCAGCACCGGCTCGGGCCGGGGAGGGCCACTGTGCCGTCCCCGGCCCGCAGTCATTACGAGTCGTTCACGACAGGAGATCTTCGGAAGTGCAGCTCGTAGTCGCGCGGATCGGCCGCGCCCACGGCATCAAGGGCGAGGTCACCGTCGAGGTCCGTACCGACGAGCCCGAACTGCGGCTCGCACCCGGTGCCGTACTGGCCACCGAGCCCGCCGCTGCGGGCCCCCTCACCATCGAGACGGGCCGCGTCCACAGCGGCCGCCTGCTCCTGCGCTTCGCGGGCGTCGCCGACCGCACCGCCGCCGAGGCACTGCGCAACATCCTCCTGATCGCCGAGGTGGACCCGGAGGTGCTCCCGGAGGACGAGGACGAGTACTACGACCACCAGCTGATGGACCTGGACGTGGTGCTGAAGGACGGCACGGAGATCGGCCGTATCACCGAGATCTCGCACCTGCCCTCCCAGGACCTGTTCATCGTCGAACGCCCGGACGGGAGCGAGGTGATGGTCCCCTTCGTCGAGGAGATCGTCACCGAGATCGACCTCGACGAACAGCGGGCGGTCATCGACCCGCCGCCCGGCCTGATCGACGACCAGGCCGACCACGACGAAGCCGCTGACGAATCCGGTGCGTCGTCCCGGGACGAGTCCTGATGCGCCTCGACGTCGTCACGATCTTCCCCGAGTACCTGGAGCCCCTGAACGTCTCCCTCGTCGGCAAGGCACGCACGCGTGGGCAGCTGGACGTCCATGTGCACGACCTGCGCGCGTGGACGTACGACCGCCACAACACCGTCGACGACACCCCGTACGGCGGTGGCCCCGGCATGGTCATGAAGACGGACCCCTGGGGCGGCGCCCTGGACTCCGCCCTCGCCGACGGCTACGAGAAGGGCTCCCACACGCCCGCGCTGATCGTCCCCACGCCCAGCGGCCGCCCCTTCACCCAGGAACTCGCCGTCGAACTCTCCGAGCACCCCTGGCTGATCTTCGTGCCGGCGCGCTACGAGGGCATCGACCGCCGGGTGATCGACGAGTACGCGACCCGGATGCCGGTCCACGAGGTGTCCATCGGCGACTACGTCCTCGCCGGCGGCGAGGCGGCCGTACTCGTGATCACGGAGGCGGTGGCCCGGCTGCTGCCCGGCGTCCTCGGCAACGCCGAGTCCCACCGCGACGACTCCTTCGCACCCGGCGCCATGGCCGGCCTCCTGGAAGGCCCCGTCTACACCAAGCCCCCCAGGTGGCGCGGCCGCGGCATTCCGGACGTGCTGCTCAGCGGCCACCACGGCAAGATCGCCCGCTGGCGCCGCGACGAGGCCCTGAGGCGTACGACGGCCAACCGGCCCGACCTCATCGAGCGCTGCGACCCGAAGAACTTCGACAAGAAGGACCGCGAGATGCTCTCGATCCTGGGCTGGGCTCCGGACCCGGAGGGCGAGCCGTACGGCCGATTTTGGCGCAGGACAGACGGCGTGGAACAATAGGCCGCTGTTGTGCGTCGTCCGGCGTGCGCCCCTGCCACAGGGGGACACGACGCCCGCCCCGGCACGGACAGCATCCTTCAGGAACACCTATCGCCCGTTGATGACCTGTGGCATCAGCGAAGAAAGCAGACGAAATGTCTCACCTGCTCGACACCGTCGATGCCGCGTCGCTGCGCAGCGACGTCCCGGCTTTCCGCCCGGGTGACACCGTCAACGTCCACGTCCGCGTCATCGAGGGCAACCGCTCCCGTGTGCAGCAGTTCAAGGGCGTTGTGGTCCGCCGCCAGGGCGCCGGTGTCCGCGAGACCTTCACGGTCCGCAAGGTCTCCTTCTCCGTAGGCGTCGAGCGCACCTTCCCGGTGCACACCCCGATCGTCGAGAAGATCGAGCTCGTCACCCGCGGTGACGTGCGTCGCGCCAAGCTGTACTACCTGCGCGAGCTGCGCGGTAAGGCCGCGAAGATCAAGGAGAAGCGCGACAGCTGAGCTCGCGCGGGCGTTCTTGGCGGGGCCGGATAGCATCTGGCCTCGATGGACACCGAAGCACAGCAGACGGAGCGCGACCGCTCCTCCCGCCCTTCCGATTCCGCGGACGTCTCCCAGGAGATCCCGGAGACAGAAGGGCCGGAGGGACGGTCGCGTTTCGCGTTGGTGGCGCGTATCACCGACTGGCTGCCGGGCGGGTGGATCTCACTGACCCTGCTGGTCTGCCTGGTGTTTTTGCTGATCCTCAACGCTTTCGTGGTGCAACCCTTCCAGATTCCCAGCGGATCCATGGAAAACGGATTGAGGGTCGGGGACCGCGTTCTCGTAAATAAGTTGGCGTACCGTTTCGGTGCCGAGCCGCGGCGCGGCGATGTCGTCGTGTTCGACGGAACGGGGTACTTCGGGAGCGGCGACTTCATCAAGCGCGTCGTGGGCGTGGGGGGAGACCACGTGGTCTGCTGCGGCAGGGAGGGGAGGATCGAGGTGAACGGCCGGTCGGTGGACGAGTCGACGTTCCTGTACCCCGGTGACAGCCCGTCCTCGGTGCCCTTCAAGGTCGTCGTGCCCAAGGGCACCCTGTTCCTCCTCGGTGACCACCGCAGCGACTCCAGCGACTCCCGCGACCACCTGGGCTCGCCCGGCGGCGGCATGATCCCGGTGTCCGAGGTCATCGGACGTGCCGACTGGATCGTCTGGCCGTCCGCCCACTGGATCCGCCTGCACCGTCCCGGCGCCTACGCGCGCGTGCCCGCGGCGGACGGTGCTCATGGGTAACCGTGGCAGACCACGCGGTGCGACACCGGAAGGCCCCTTCGGCACCGAGAACCTGCTGCCCACCGGCTCCCGCCGCCCCGTTGGCGGCGCGACCGGTGGCGGCGCGAGTGGCGGACGCACCCGCGCCGAGCGCCGCAAGCTCCAGCGCAAGGTCAAGCGAAAGCGCAGGCGCAGCGCGGTCAAGGAGATACCTCTCCTGGTCGGTGTCGCGGTCCTCATAGCCCTGGTCCTGAAGACGTTCCTCGTCCAGGCGTTCGTGATCCCGTCCGGCTCCATGGAGCAGACGATCCGGATCGGCGACCGTGTCCTGGTCGACAAACTCACCCCGTGGTTCGGCTCCGAGCCCCAGCGCGGGGACGTCGTCGTCTTCAAGGACCCCGGCGGCTGGCTCGCGGGCGAGCAGACCACGAAGAAGAACGACCCCGTCGTCGTCAAGCAGGTCAAGGAGGGACTCACCTTCATCGGCCTGCTGCCGTCCGACAACGAGAAGGACCTGATCAAGCGGGTCATCGGAGTCGGCGGCGACCACGTGAAGTGCTGTGACGCCCAAGGGCGTATGACGGTCAACGGCGTACCGCTGACCGAGGGTGACTACCTGTATCCCGGGAACGCCCCCTCCATACAGCCGTTCGACATCACCGTCCCCCAGGGGCGCCTGTGGGTGATGGGCGACCACCGTGCCAACTCCGCGGACTCGCGGGCCCACCAGAACACCGACTACGGCGGCACGGTCTCCCTGGACTCCGTGGTGGGACGGGCGAAGGTCATCGCCTGGCCCTTCGGCCACTGGACTTCCTTGAAGGAACCTAAAACTTTCTCCTCCGTTTCCAACTCCGTGTCGGGGACGACCGCGTCCCCCCAGCTGTCGCATAGGGTTGCCCAGGACGAATTCAACGGAACGATCCAGCTCCCGAGCCCTGCGGAACTCCCGCTCGTTATGGGAGTGGTGGGCCTGCACCGCGTAAGGGGCAGGCAGCGGCGCAGAGTAAGGAGTTGGCGTGGGGGATGTGGCGGTTGGCGCACGGTCCGGACACGAAGGCGAGGAGCACCGTGGACAACCCGTCCAAGGGGTCTCCGCGTCCGTCCCGGCCGCGGACAGCGCCGTGACCCCCGGGAGTGACTCCGGGGCGACCGAGGACGGCACGGTGCCGGACGAGCGGGACCAGGCCGGGGAAAAGGGCTCGGGCGGAACACCCCCCAAGCCCAGCAAACAGCGCTCCTTCTGGAAGGAGCTGCCCATTCTGATCGGTATCGCGCTCGTGCTGGCGCTGCTGATCAAGACGTTTCTGGTGCAGGCGTTCTCGATTCCGTCGGACTCGATGCAGAACACCCTTCAGCAGGGCGACCGGGTCCTCGTCGACAAGCTCACCCCCTGGTTCGGCTCGAAGCCGGAGCGCGGCGAGGTCGTCGTCTTCCACGACCCGGACAACTGGCTGGCGGGCGAGCCCACGGCCACTCCGAACGCACTGCAGAAGGTCCTCAGCTGGATCGGCCTGATGCCGTCCGCCGAGGAGAAGGACCTCATCAAGCGCGTCATCGGCGTCGGCGGCGACACCGTCTCCTGCAAGGGCTCCGGCCCGCTGACGGTCAACGGCAAGGCACTCAACGACACGTCGTTCGTGTACGCCGGCAACACGCCGTGCAGCGTCGACGACCAGGGCGGCCAGTTCTCGGTGAAGGTCCCCAAGGGCTACATCTGGGTCATGGGCGACCACCGCCAGAACTCGCGCGACTCGCGCTACAACCAGAGCGACAAGCACAACGGCATGGTCCCGGTGGACAAGGTCGTCGGACGCGCCATCGTCATCGCCTGGCCGGTCACCCGCTGGAACACCCTCCCGGTCCCGGACACCTTCGACCAGCCCGGCCTGAACAACCAGTCCTCGGCGTCCGCCGCCCTGACGGCCGCACCGAACGCGCTCGCCCTGACCGGTGTGGTCCCGGTGGCCCTGTGGCGCCGTAGGAAGACTGCCGTCGAGCAGACTCGCTGAGTCGCCTCTCGGGCCGCGCCTCTCCGGGCGTACCTGACGGTCTCGTGAAACCCTCGTGGAGCTTGTGACCTTGGTCGCAGCGGAGGGGCTGACCGGCTCAGGTGCCCCCGGGTAGGGTGCGGACCCATGGGTGGCGAGAGCATGACGCGTACGGCCCCGCGCAGCGGTGGCACAAGCACGGGCCCGGTGGGCAGCCGGACCGGACAGCGACTGTCCGGACTGGCGGTCGCACTGGGCTGTGTGCTGTTCCTCGGTGGATTCGCCTGGGGAGCGGTGGCCTACCGGCCGTACACCGTGCCGACCAGCTCGATGACACCGACGATCGACGCCGGCGACCGGGTCCTGGCACAGCGCGTCGACGGCAGCGAGATACGCCGGGGCGACGTCGTCGTCTTCAACGACAAGTCCTGGGTGACCGGCGCGGCCGTGGTCAAGCGCGTGGTCGCGGTCGGCGGCGACACGGTCTCCTGCTGCACCAAAGGCAAGCTGACCGTCAACGGCAAGCAGATCGACGAGGCCTATCTCAAGGGCAACGTCGTCGAGGACAAGAAGATCCCGAGCGTGAAGGTCCCCAAGGGCCGCCTGTTCCTGCTCGGCGACGAGCGCGAAGGCTCCCTGGACTCCTCCGCCCACCTCAGTGACGCCGTCCAGGGCACCGTGGCGCGCTCCGCGGTGACCGCCCGGGTGGACGCCGTCGTCTGGCCCATGAACGGCATGCTGGAACGCCCCACCGGCTTCGAGACCCTCGGTGCGCTGTCCCGGCCGGGCCCGCTGCGCATCATCGTCGCCCTGATCGTGGCCGGAGCGGTCCTTGTCCTCGGTGGCGGAGCGTACGGTCCGGTCGCCAAGCGGATGGACAAGCGCCGCACTCGGGCTGGGACGGAGCCCGTGGGTGCCCGCTGAGGCGGCGGGCGCTGACGAGGACACGTATCGGGGCGGTCTGCGCAAGGTCGCCCGGGTCGTCCTGCTGGACCCCGAGGACCGCATCCTTCTCCTGCACGGCCACGAGCCGGGCGATCCGGCCGACGACTGGTGGTTCACACCGGGAGGCGGCCTGGAGGGTGACGAGACCCGTGAAGAGGCCGCCCGCAGGGAACTCGCCGAGGAGACCGGCATCACCGAGATCGAACTCGGTCCGGTGCTGTGGCGGCGGATGTGCTCCTTCCCGTTCGCGGGGCGCCGCTGGGATCAGGACGAGTGGTACTACCTGGCCCGGACGGTGGACACGCCCGAGGTGGTGCCCGAGGCCATGGCCCTTACGGAGCTGGAGCGGCGCAGCGTCGCC
Coding sequences:
- the lepB gene encoding signal peptidase I — encoded protein: MDTEAQQTERDRSSRPSDSADVSQEIPETEGPEGRSRFALVARITDWLPGGWISLTLLVCLVFLLILNAFVVQPFQIPSGSMENGLRVGDRVLVNKLAYRFGAEPRRGDVVVFDGTGYFGSGDFIKRVVGVGGDHVVCCGREGRIEVNGRSVDESTFLYPGDSPSSVPFKVVVPKGTLFLLGDHRSDSSDSRDHLGSPGGGMIPVSEVIGRADWIVWPSAHWIRLHRPGAYARVPAADGAHG
- the lepB gene encoding signal peptidase I; this translates as MGNRGRPRGATPEGPFGTENLLPTGSRRPVGGATGGGASGGRTRAERRKLQRKVKRKRRRSAVKEIPLLVGVAVLIALVLKTFLVQAFVIPSGSMEQTIRIGDRVLVDKLTPWFGSEPQRGDVVVFKDPGGWLAGEQTTKKNDPVVVKQVKEGLTFIGLLPSDNEKDLIKRVIGVGGDHVKCCDAQGRMTVNGVPLTEGDYLYPGNAPSIQPFDITVPQGRLWVMGDHRANSADSRAHQNTDYGGTVSLDSVVGRAKVIAWPFGHWTSLKEPKTFSSVSNSVSGTTASPQLSHRVAQDEFNGTIQLPSPAELPLVMGVVGLHRVRGRQRRRVRSWRGGCGGWRTVRTRRRGAPWTTRPRGLRVRPGRGQRRDPRE
- the lepB gene encoding signal peptidase I, with protein sequence MAVGARSGHEGEEHRGQPVQGVSASVPAADSAVTPGSDSGATEDGTVPDERDQAGEKGSGGTPPKPSKQRSFWKELPILIGIALVLALLIKTFLVQAFSIPSDSMQNTLQQGDRVLVDKLTPWFGSKPERGEVVVFHDPDNWLAGEPTATPNALQKVLSWIGLMPSAEEKDLIKRVIGVGGDTVSCKGSGPLTVNGKALNDTSFVYAGNTPCSVDDQGGQFSVKVPKGYIWVMGDHRQNSRDSRYNQSDKHNGMVPVDKVVGRAIVIAWPVTRWNTLPVPDTFDQPGLNNQSSASAALTAAPNALALTGVVPVALWRRRKTAVEQTR
- the lepB gene encoding signal peptidase I, whose product is MGGESMTRTAPRSGGTSTGPVGSRTGQRLSGLAVALGCVLFLGGFAWGAVAYRPYTVPTSSMTPTIDAGDRVLAQRVDGSEIRRGDVVVFNDKSWVTGAAVVKRVVAVGGDTVSCCTKGKLTVNGKQIDEAYLKGNVVEDKKIPSVKVPKGRLFLLGDEREGSLDSSAHLSDAVQGTVARSAVTARVDAVVWPMNGMLERPTGFETLGALSRPGPLRIIVALIVAGAVLVLGGGAYGPVAKRMDKRRTRAGTEPVGAR
- a CDS encoding NUDIX hydrolase, which translates into the protein MPAEAAGADEDTYRGGLRKVARVVLLDPEDRILLLHGHEPGDPADDWWFTPGGGLEGDETREEAARRELAEETGITEIELGPVLWRRMCSFPFAGRRWDQDEWYYLARTVDTPEVVPEAMALTELERRSVAGARWWTCQDLTRAHETVYPTRLAELLSRLLDEGPPAGPVTLDPEIV